The following proteins come from a genomic window of Phycisphaeraceae bacterium:
- a CDS encoding NIL domain-containing protein yields the protein MATSIRKCWLTFEGGHQNEPCLWKMSRAFPDVMFDIRQASVQKDIGIMAVLFTGDEKQIEGALEYLMKVGVKVDPVEGGSNVAG from the coding sequence ATGGCAACATCAATCCGTAAATGCTGGCTCACCTTCGAGGGCGGCCACCAGAACGAGCCGTGCCTCTGGAAAATGTCCCGCGCTTTTCCCGATGTGATGTTCGATATCCGCCAGGCCAGCGTGCAAAAGGACATTGGCATCATGGCAGTGCTGTTCACCGGAGATGAAAAACAGATTGAAGGTGCTCTCGAATACCTCATGAAAGTGGGGGTGAAAGTGGACCCTGTCGAAGGCGGCAGTAATGTTGCCGGTTAA
- a CDS encoding aminotransferase class V-fold PLP-dependent enzyme, producing the protein MIYFDNAATSFPKAPGVTDAIGKFLAEAAANPGRAGHRMAVAAEHMLDDVRLKLTRLFDGEDFHRMVFAMNCTDALNMAIKGVLSGDGHSDDHVITTVLEHNSVSRPLQAMADAGRITLTRVTCDDDGFVDPDEIRKAIRPSTRLIVVTHASNVLGTIQDAKAIGRIAREHDVLFCLDGAQTAGVVPISIKEMSVDLLAFPGHKSLLGPTGTGGLYVGTRCPEPAEAVAATHEAGHLDRAVARKNRLRAWREGGTGGDSSTPTQPALYPYYLEGGTPNTVGIAGLAAGIDYVMSHSMVETLKHEQAMVRAIIERFANDSRFTIYGTRDASRRVGTVSLNIAGYEAPDVGSILDDSFEIAVRPGLHCSPYMHRRIGTFPSGAVRISPGPFNTNEELQTLLTALDQIAG; encoded by the coding sequence ATGATTTACTTTGACAATGCTGCTACCTCATTTCCCAAGGCTCCCGGCGTCACCGACGCCATTGGGAAATTCCTCGCTGAAGCGGCTGCCAATCCTGGTCGCGCCGGGCATCGCATGGCCGTTGCCGCAGAGCACATGCTCGATGACGTTCGTCTGAAGCTGACAAGACTGTTCGACGGTGAAGATTTTCATCGCATGGTCTTCGCCATGAACTGTACCGATGCGCTCAACATGGCGATCAAAGGAGTTTTGTCAGGAGATGGCCATTCTGATGATCACGTCATTACCACTGTGCTGGAGCACAACTCCGTTAGCCGTCCGCTGCAGGCCATGGCCGATGCCGGGCGCATTACGCTAACCCGTGTCACATGCGATGACGATGGATTTGTTGATCCCGATGAGATTCGAAAAGCTATTCGACCAAGTACTCGGTTGATTGTCGTGACTCACGCATCGAACGTGCTGGGTACGATTCAGGATGCAAAAGCGATTGGTCGTATAGCACGGGAACATGATGTGCTGTTCTGTCTCGATGGCGCACAGACTGCGGGCGTCGTTCCGATTTCGATCAAGGAAATGTCGGTTGACCTGCTGGCGTTCCCCGGCCATAAGTCGCTGCTGGGGCCAACCGGAACGGGCGGCTTGTACGTGGGAACCCGATGTCCGGAGCCTGCGGAGGCCGTCGCCGCGACGCATGAAGCGGGACATCTAGATCGTGCAGTTGCTCGAAAAAATCGGTTGCGCGCCTGGCGAGAGGGCGGCACAGGCGGAGATTCATCCACACCGACACAACCGGCGCTTTATCCCTATTACCTCGAAGGCGGCACGCCGAATACCGTCGGCATTGCCGGTCTCGCAGCGGGTATCGACTATGTGATGAGTCATTCGATGGTCGAGACGCTTAAACATGAGCAGGCGATGGTTCGTGCGATCATCGAGCGATTCGCTAATGACTCGCGGTTTACGATTTATGGTACGCGCGACGCATCACGCCGAGTCGGTACTGTATCGCTGAATATCGCGGGTTATGAAGCCCCGGATGTTGGTTCGATACTCGACGATAGCTTTGAAATTGCGGTTCGACCTGGGCTTCACTGTTCGCCTTATATGCACCGCCGCATCGGTACATTTCCATCAGGAGCGGTGCGCATCAGTCCGGGACCGTTTAATACGAATGAGGAATTACAGACATTGTTAACTGCACTCGATCAGATTGCCGGCTGA
- the rpsG gene encoding 30S ribosomal protein S7: MAGRITSADAQLRPDPKYGSKTLSRFINCLMYDGKKSVALRVVYMAMDEIEKRTKGNPTALEVFEKAVQNVKPEVEVRSKRVGGANYQVPMQVNRKRQQSLAFRWILEAARSEKGKPMYIRLSKELMDASKNEGKAVATRETTHRMADANKAFAHFAW, translated from the coding sequence ATGGCAGGTCGCATCACTTCCGCGGACGCACAACTCCGCCCCGATCCAAAGTACGGCAGCAAGACGCTATCCCGTTTCATCAACTGCCTCATGTACGACGGTAAGAAATCCGTCGCGCTCCGTGTCGTGTATATGGCAATGGATGAGATCGAAAAACGCACCAAGGGCAACCCGACCGCGCTTGAAGTTTTTGAAAAGGCGGTCCAGAACGTGAAGCCTGAAGTCGAAGTACGGTCTAAGCGGGTTGGTGGTGCCAATTATCAGGTGCCAATGCAGGTTAATCGCAAGCGTCAGCAGAGTCTGGCATTCCGCTGGATTCTCGAGGCTGCCCGCAGCGAAAAAGGCAAGCCGATGTACATCCGCCTAAGCAAAGAGCTCATGGATGCGTCGAAGAACGAAGGTAAAGCCGTCGCAACCCGTGAAACGACGCACCGTATGGCCGATGCCAACAAGGCATTTGCCCACTTTGCGTGGTGA
- a CDS encoding DinB family protein codes for MKEHILHLHRFNLNYARLLIKDIPDDRMAAQPVAGRVMNHAAWVIGHLACSNNYVVKLLGGPEVPTPSGWDELFGIKSSPLADGSRYPKKDVLIKAYEEANARAAEAYSKASAAKLDEPMPEQMRARFPKVGDFATLLVTSHDGIHLGQLSAWRRALGYPSVM; via the coding sequence ATGAAAGAACACATCCTTCACCTTCACCGGTTCAACCTGAACTATGCGCGTCTGCTCATCAAAGATATTCCCGACGACCGTATGGCTGCTCAGCCAGTGGCGGGGCGTGTGATGAACCATGCAGCCTGGGTGATTGGACACCTGGCGTGTTCAAATAATTATGTGGTCAAGCTTCTTGGCGGTCCTGAAGTTCCCACGCCGTCGGGCTGGGACGAGCTTTTTGGCATCAAGTCTTCGCCGCTGGCGGATGGATCGCGGTATCCGAAGAAGGACGTGCTGATCAAAGCCTACGAAGAAGCGAATGCCCGCGCTGCGGAAGCCTATTCCAAGGCATCTGCGGCAAAGCTCGATGAGCCGATGCCCGAACAAATGCGCGCGCGATTCCCCAAGGTCGGCGACTTTGCGACGCTTCTGGTGACTTCACATGACGGCATTCATCTGGGGCAGTTGTCCGCATGGCGTCGCGCGCTGGGTTATCCCTCTGTAATGTGA
- a CDS encoding DinB family protein, whose product MSVWIDGLLLGWNRNLDYAKRLLADLPQDRMTYQPAVNMNHPAWIFSHMNIYHPVITAILTGREVIDPRGHIFGMKSKPQSDASLYASKDELIGAYERGHNEVADALRTGGESALNRTTPLERWREAMPQIGVALPYLMLVHESTHLGQISVWRRVQGMPSV is encoded by the coding sequence ATGTCAGTATGGATTGACGGATTACTCCTGGGCTGGAATCGCAATCTTGACTACGCCAAGCGGCTGCTTGCCGACCTGCCGCAGGATCGCATGACTTATCAACCTGCAGTCAACATGAATCATCCCGCGTGGATATTCAGTCATATGAATATCTACCATCCGGTTATCACTGCGATTCTCACAGGTCGGGAAGTGATTGATCCCAGGGGCCACATATTCGGCATGAAAAGCAAACCGCAGAGCGATGCATCTCTCTACGCAAGCAAGGATGAACTCATCGGCGCGTATGAGCGAGGACACAACGAAGTGGCCGACGCACTGCGCACCGGCGGCGAAAGTGCCCTGAATCGCACGACACCGCTCGAACGCTGGCGCGAGGCAATGCCGCAGATCGGCGTGGCGTTGCCTTACCTGATGCTCGTACATGAATCGACCCACCTGGGACAAATCAGCGTCTGGCGTCGCGTGCAGGGGATGCCGAGCGTATGA
- a CDS encoding adenylyltransferase/cytidyltransferase family protein, with protein MVWIHGCLVEIRPSDVLGGHIRIQFGASCGQWLLKKILCPISRTSSLVLLSKGKIPYTRLVMASKPKIAVFPGTFDPFTNGHLDVIRRG; from the coding sequence ATGGTGTGGATTCATGGGTGCCTCGTCGAGATTCGTCCGAGCGACGTGCTCGGCGGACACATAAGAATTCAATTTGGCGCAAGCTGCGGCCAGTGGTTATTGAAGAAAATTTTGTGTCCAATTTCTCGGACGTCCTCACTAGTCCTCCTGAGCAAGGGTAAAATCCCTTATACTCGCCTTGTTATGGCCTCCAAGCCCAAGATCGCAGTTTTCCCCGGGACGTTTGACCCATTCACAAACGGTCACCTCGACGTGATTCGCCGCGGTG
- a CDS encoding ThiF family adenylyltransferase: protein MTQDLARYHRQILLPGFGEDGQKKLLGSSALVVGCGALGTVIANMLARAGVGHLIIVDRDFIEITNLQRQVLFDEIDVRDAIPKAEAAKRKISQINSQVEVTAIVDDVNHTNIEKLIHLGRSRNHGKVDVIVDGVDNFETRYLVNDAAVKHSVPYIYGGAVGTIGATYAILPHTPLGDSVWEKAGMATPCLRCIFEQAPPPGLNPTCDTAGVLGPVVSIVSNYQSIEAIKVLTGNWKQISQTMLNIDVWDNTVRQFKVAKAYDVGECECCKKRNFDFLEGKFGSSTTTLCGRNAVQLTQKATAGKLNFEEIASRLRPHGTVNVNKFMLRADIKDNGEPYELTLFTDGRAIVKGTKEANTAKSIYAKYVGA, encoded by the coding sequence ATGACGCAAGATCTAGCTCGCTATCATCGTCAGATCCTCCTGCCCGGCTTTGGTGAAGATGGTCAGAAGAAGCTGCTTGGTTCCTCTGCGCTGGTCGTCGGCTGCGGTGCTCTGGGTACCGTGATCGCCAACATGCTCGCTCGCGCAGGTGTTGGCCACCTTATCATCGTTGACCGCGACTTCATCGAGATAACCAATCTCCAGAGGCAGGTTCTTTTTGATGAGATCGACGTACGGGACGCAATACCCAAGGCCGAAGCCGCCAAGCGGAAAATCTCACAGATTAACTCGCAGGTTGAAGTGACCGCGATTGTCGATGATGTGAATCACACCAACATCGAAAAACTAATCCATCTTGGTCGTTCTCGAAACCACGGCAAGGTGGATGTCATTGTTGACGGAGTGGATAACTTCGAGACGCGCTACCTCGTCAATGATGCGGCGGTCAAGCACAGCGTTCCGTATATCTACGGAGGTGCTGTCGGCACTATCGGCGCAACCTACGCCATTCTTCCGCACACTCCGTTGGGAGATTCCGTGTGGGAAAAAGCGGGGATGGCTACTCCGTGCCTGCGCTGTATTTTCGAACAGGCACCGCCGCCGGGATTGAATCCGACCTGTGATACCGCTGGCGTACTCGGACCGGTAGTCTCGATTGTCTCGAATTATCAGAGCATCGAAGCGATCAAAGTGCTGACAGGTAACTGGAAGCAAATCAGTCAAACGATGCTGAATATCGACGTGTGGGACAACACGGTTCGCCAGTTCAAGGTTGCCAAGGCCTACGATGTCGGGGAGTGCGAGTGCTGCAAAAAGCGAAACTTCGATTTTCTCGAAGGTAAATTCGGCAGCTCGACAACGACTCTCTGCGGCCGAAATGCTGTGCAGTTAACCCAGAAAGCAACAGCTGGAAAGTTAAATTTTGAGGAGATTGCTTCGCGCCTGCGCCCGCACGGCACGGTGAATGTCAATAAGTTCATGCTCCGCGCTGACATCAAGGACAACGGTGAGCCGTATGAACTGACGCTCTTTACCGATGGTCGCGCGATCGTGAAGGGAACCAAAGAAGCCAATACAGCCAAAAGTATTTACGCCAAATACGTCGGTGCGTGA
- a CDS encoding threonine synthase produces the protein MSYVKALRCKECEALYPIEPRTVCDHDFGPVEVAFDYEKARGRVTRASIEGGPRSLWRYKDLLPIEGQPRAGLRSGFTPLIRADKLAAELGVKELYIKDDSTNYPTFSYKDRVVAVALTKAIEFGFDTVGCASTGNLAHSVAAHAAAAGLRAFVMIPHDLEEGKMVGMSVFGPRVVKIRGNYDDVNRLCSQIADKYNWAIVNVNLRPFYTEGAKTHGFEIAEQMGWKLPRHTVVPVAGGTILPKVWKAYQEFITLGLVEDNKPAMYAAQAAGCNPVVQAIEQGLDLFKPQKPQTIAKSIAIGNPADGYYVIKVVRESGGHGASSSDAEIIDAIKLLARTEGIFTEPAGGTTLACAIKLIQSGRIPRDESICVCITGNGLKTVEVMAGQFTATPVINAKMTEFEQLVNEINETAKTSTQSVNS, from the coding sequence ATGAGCTACGTTAAAGCACTCCGCTGTAAAGAATGCGAAGCGCTCTATCCGATTGAGCCTCGCACCGTATGCGACCACGACTTTGGTCCGGTTGAGGTGGCTTTCGATTATGAGAAAGCGCGTGGTCGGGTGACGCGAGCATCGATTGAGGGTGGACCGCGCTCGTTGTGGCGGTACAAAGATCTACTGCCGATCGAAGGGCAGCCGCGTGCGGGGCTGCGTTCCGGCTTCACGCCATTAATCCGCGCTGACAAGCTCGCTGCGGAATTGGGAGTCAAAGAACTTTACATTAAGGACGACTCGACAAACTATCCGACCTTTTCCTACAAGGATCGTGTCGTTGCGGTCGCACTGACCAAAGCAATTGAGTTCGGTTTCGATACGGTTGGTTGTGCTTCGACGGGAAATCTTGCGCACAGCGTCGCGGCGCACGCCGCTGCCGCAGGATTGCGTGCTTTTGTCATGATTCCGCATGATCTGGAAGAAGGGAAGATGGTCGGCATGTCGGTGTTTGGTCCACGGGTTGTAAAAATCCGTGGAAACTACGACGACGTGAACCGTCTTTGTTCGCAGATTGCCGACAAATACAACTGGGCGATTGTGAACGTCAACCTGCGACCGTTTTATACCGAAGGGGCCAAGACGCACGGATTTGAGATTGCTGAGCAGATGGGCTGGAAACTCCCGCGTCACACGGTGGTCCCCGTAGCCGGCGGAACGATCCTGCCGAAAGTCTGGAAGGCTTATCAGGAGTTTATTACGCTCGGCCTGGTTGAGGATAACAAGCCTGCGATGTACGCCGCGCAAGCAGCCGGGTGCAACCCGGTAGTGCAGGCCATCGAGCAGGGACTTGATCTTTTTAAACCGCAGAAACCGCAGACGATCGCCAAAAGTATTGCGATCGGGAATCCCGCTGACGGCTATTATGTGATCAAGGTCGTCCGTGAATCCGGCGGTCACGGTGCGTCATCGAGTGATGCGGAAATCATCGATGCGATCAAGCTGCTCGCCCGCACGGAGGGCATCTTTACCGAGCCGGCAGGTGGGACGACACTTGCCTGCGCGATCAAGCTGATCCAGTCGGGACGAATCCCGCGTGATGAATCAATCTGCGTCTGCATCACGGGTAACGGATTGAAAACCGTGGAAGTCATGGCGGGTCAATTTACCGCGACACCGGTGATCAACGCGAAGATGACCGAGTTTGAGCAACTTGTGAACGAGATTAATGAAACCGCTAAAACTTCCACGCAGAGCGTAAACTCCTGA
- a CDS encoding MoaD/ThiS family protein produces the protein MPTTANTVTIRIPTALRPQAGGNDVVSFSGASIREVLGGLTTQYPELGKRLFKTQDELNRFINVYVNDEDIRFLDNLDTAVKPGDEVSIVPAIAGG, from the coding sequence ATGCCCACCACAGCCAATACCGTAACAATCCGCATCCCCACCGCACTGCGTCCGCAGGCAGGCGGAAACGACGTGGTCTCATTCTCCGGCGCAAGCATTCGTGAAGTGCTCGGCGGGCTGACGACGCAGTACCCCGAACTAGGCAAGCGGCTCTTCAAAACGCAGGACGAACTGAACCGCTTCATAAACGTGTACGTCAACGATGAGGATATCCGTTTCCTCGATAATCTCGACACGGCTGTGAAACCCGGCGATGAGGTGTCGATCGTTCCCGCGATTGCAGGTGGCTGA
- a CDS encoding glycosyltransferase family 2 protein, with product MPSKTPISVAICTCNNEATIEAALTSAKWADEVVVVDSGSADRTLEIIQRFAVQVHREPWRGYSAQKQFAASLCRNDWVLILDSDEEVSADLADAIGDLSPELLAGMDVVSMRRRHFVMGKKVRAWSPDWQSRLIHRARVRWTNHALHEDRLPSTPSRSMRIKHGWLEHKRVGSPGWPDYFSGKRIDARMLEVAEQMFAKGKRCRWWDLLFRPQFAFCKMFWLKAGFIDGTFGLLIAQKAALGVQLKYAALWAVQNGLHRRPSVPDNDPAKQD from the coding sequence ATGCCGTCGAAGACGCCGATATCTGTCGCGATCTGCACATGTAATAACGAAGCGACAATAGAGGCAGCACTCACCAGCGCAAAATGGGCGGATGAAGTCGTGGTGGTGGACAGCGGGTCGGCGGATCGAACTCTGGAAATTATTCAGCGATTTGCTGTCCAAGTTCATCGGGAACCTTGGCGGGGTTACTCCGCGCAAAAGCAATTCGCCGCATCGCTTTGTCGGAATGATTGGGTCCTCATCCTCGACAGTGATGAGGAAGTGTCCGCAGATCTGGCGGACGCCATTGGTGATCTTTCACCCGAATTACTCGCGGGTATGGATGTTGTATCCATGCGGCGACGTCATTTTGTGATGGGTAAAAAGGTACGAGCGTGGAGTCCGGATTGGCAGTCGCGACTGATTCATCGCGCCCGCGTGCGATGGACAAATCACGCTTTGCACGAAGACCGACTGCCTTCGACACCCAGTCGTTCCATGCGTATCAAGCACGGTTGGCTGGAACATAAACGAGTCGGTTCACCAGGATGGCCTGATTATTTTTCAGGTAAGCGGATTGACGCGAGGATGCTGGAAGTGGCGGAGCAGATGTTCGCGAAGGGAAAGCGATGCCGGTGGTGGGATCTGTTGTTCCGCCCCCAATTTGCGTTCTGCAAAATGTTCTGGCTTAAAGCTGGTTTTATAGACGGAACCTTTGGCCTGCTCATCGCCCAAAAGGCAGCGTTGGGAGTTCAGTTAAAATATGCTGCGTTATGGGCGGTGCAAAACGGGCTTCATCGGCGGCCATCGGTTCCTGACAATGACCCCGCGAAACAAGATTGA
- a CDS encoding 30S ribosomal protein S12, with protein sequence MPTINQLIRSPRRSTLSKSKVKDLEASPQKRGVCLQVKTVTPKKPNSALRKVCRVRLSNGKEVTAYIGGEGHNLQEHSIVLVRGGRVRDLPGVRYHVVRGSLDCLGVEGRKKGRSKYGVKQSSK encoded by the coding sequence ATGCCGACGATTAACCAACTGATCCGCAGCCCGCGCCGATCGACTTTATCCAAAAGTAAGGTTAAAGACCTTGAAGCAAGCCCGCAGAAGCGAGGCGTGTGCCTGCAGGTCAAAACCGTAACTCCCAAGAAGCCCAACTCCGCGCTGCGGAAAGTCTGTCGTGTTCGCTTGTCTAACGGCAAGGAAGTCACGGCATACATCGGCGGTGAAGGGCACAACCTCCAGGAGCACTCGATCGTGCTCGTGCGCGGCGGTCGTGTGCGAGACCTCCCCGGTGTGCGTTATCACGTCGTCCGCGGTTCGCTCGATTGCCTTGGCGTCGAGGGTCGAAAGAAGGGCCGCTCCAAGTACGGCGTTAAGCAGTCGAGCAAGTAA